The window CGCACAAAGTAGGTTCCAGTGGAAAGGGTGGTGCCATCGAGTGTGACTTTATACGAACCCGGATTCTGATGAAAATTCACGAGGGTTGCGACTTCACGACCGGAAATATCGAATACCTTCAAGTCGACTTTTCCCGTTTTCGGAATCGTGTATTCGATGGTGGTTGTCGCATTGAATGGGTTGGGGTAATTGGGTTTCAGGTAAAATTCTTTCGGAGCTTCTATCCCTACATGTTCCACAACACCAACACAACCCGAGCAATCGTAGATGCCGAATTCTTCTCTTGCAGCAACGAAAGAAGTGCTACCAACAACTGCAACACCGAGTGCGACATCCTGAGTAATGTAGAAACCAACCTCCCTTGGACTCTCAGTATTACTAATGTTGATGATCCTTAGACCATACTCGATATTAGCAACAAAGGCGTAGTTACCGAAAACCGCTACACCGACAGCATCACCCGGCGTATCGCAAAAACCAACTATAATGGGATTTGCTGGATTGCTAACATTGATAATCCGTAATCCTGACCTATCTGCGACATAGGCGTAGCTACCTACTACTGCGACAT is drawn from bacterium and contains these coding sequences:
- a CDS encoding T9SS type A sorting domain-containing protein, coding for NYTWGLRIINVSNTTNPTQVGFCNTPGLARGIKVSGSYAYIADDSFGLRIINVNNPTNPTEVGSYDTPGVAWGVTVAGSYAYVADGSLGLRIINLSNPENPTSVGFYDTPGFSYGVTIADSYAYVADNFTGLRIINISNPTNPTEVGFCDTPGWSVDVAVVGSYAYVADRSGLRIINVSNPANPIIVGFCDTPGDAVGVAVFGNYAFVANIEYGLRIINISNTESPREVGFYITQDVALGVAVVGSTSFVAAREEFGIYDCSGCVGVVEHVGIEAPKEFYLKPNYPNPFNATTTIEYTIPKTGKVDLKVFDISGREVATLVNFHQNPGSYKVTLDGTTLSTGTYFVRLQSGEFSRTQKMVLLK